In Scylla paramamosain isolate STU-SP2022 chromosome 31, ASM3559412v1, whole genome shotgun sequence, one DNA window encodes the following:
- the LOC135116388 gene encoding vesicle-associated membrane protein 3-like isoform X2: MMQPENNPPSQNPAMTASKSKLEQTQQQVNEVVDIMKTNVENIMVRERELNDLDMRASTLTSSASEFQVTSRKLKKKYWWKNLKMMLILGGVVVFIIAIILIIVFTGNDSSSGDSGGSVTAAPTTDVSKV, from the exons ATGATGCAGCCAGAAAACAACCCGCCATCGCAGAACCCAGCCATG ACGGCGTCGAAGAGCAAGCTGGAGCAAACGCAGCAGCAGGTGAACGAGGTGGTGGACATCATGAAGACCAACGTGGAGAACATCATGGTGCGCGAGAGGGAGCTCAACGACCTGGACATGCGCGCCAGCACCCTGACT AGCAGCGCGTCGGAGTTCCAGGTCACGTCCCGTAAGCTGAAAAAGAAGTACTGGTGGAAGAACCTGAAGATGATGCTCATACTGGGAGGCGTGGTCGTGTTCATCATCGCGATTATTCTCATCATCGTCTTCACGGGCAATGACAGCAGCAGTGGAGATAGCGGCGGCAGTGTCACAGCCGCGCCGACAACAGATGTTAGCAAGGTCTAG